From the genome of Campylobacter concisus:
GCTCCAAAATATACTGCAAAAAATGGCATCACAGTTATTAGACCGTTTATCTTCGTTCGCGAGAGACAGCTTCGCGAAAATGCTATCAAAAATGAATTAAGAGTCATTGGCGATGAAGCATGCCCTGCAATGAGATTTGACGTAAAGATGCCGCATGCTAGATATGAAACCAAAAAGCTTTTAGCAACTTTAGAAAAAGAAAATCCAAAGCTTTTTACTTCGCTAAAAGCAGCATTTGAAAATATCCATACTGATACTTTTTTTGCTCTCAATAGCAGTAGTGAAGAGTAAAATTTTACTTGCTTTTTGGGACTAATCCCAAGAAGCAATCTATAAATATTTCTATTTTAATCTTCTCTTTAAAAATTTTTGCCTTTGGTTATAATTTTATAACTTAGAAAATTTAAGCTTAAAAAAATAGTCATGTGTTTTAAACATTAAGAAATAGCTATTTGAAATAGCAAGCTATAGCCTAAAGCCCATCAAGTAAAATTTTATAAAGGCGGTTTATCTCATCGTCGTTTAGCTCGATCGTGCTTTTTGTATCAAATAAATTTTTGATCTTGCTAGCGTCAAATTCGCTCCTATCAAGGCAGTGCTTGTGAGAGGGCAAAAAGCCACGAGTTAAGCAAAGCTCACTCTCTATCTCCTCGTCGCAGATAAAGCACTCAAGTTCGCTGTGAAGTCTGCCTTCAAACTCTAAAATTTTGACGTAGCTTTCGATGATGAGGCGTTTTGGATTTTGCAGCTGCATCTGTTTGGCGCAGCGATCAAGCTCGTTAAAGTAAATTTCATCGAGCTGCTCGACCTCTTTTAGATGATCATAAAGTAGGCGCATGAACTGCTGCCAAATGATGAGCTTGTCGCGCTCTAGCAGCCATTTAAAGCCAAGATGAAGTATGCTTCTAAGCTTTGGTAGAAATTTCGCCTCTTGCTCGAGCTCAAAGTCGATCTTGTAGCCAGTCATGATGTTTGAGTGGCGAGCGCCAAAAAATCTATACGACTTTACGAGCAAATTTGGCGTTAGCACAAAGACTAAAAGGTCCTCGTCTCTGACCTTTTGCACGCGCAGGATGTAGCCTTGC
Proteins encoded in this window:
- a CDS encoding recombination protein RecO, which translates into the protein MQGYILRVQKVRDEDLLVFVLTPNLLVKSYRFFGARHSNIMTGYKIDFELEQEAKFLPKLRSILHLGFKWLLERDKLIIWQQFMRLLYDHLKEVEQLDEIYFNELDRCAKQMQLQNPKRLIIESYVKILEFEGRLHSELECFICDEEIESELCLTRGFLPSHKHCLDRSEFDASKIKNLFDTKSTIELNDDEINRLYKILLDGL